One stretch of Streptomyces sp. 135 DNA includes these proteins:
- a CDS encoding DegT/DnrJ/EryC1/StrS family aminotransferase, whose translation MQLRHLRRLLAAEPALRRAAADGTEGHSATARRLRAVVERLARVEPAPLAVTETRALVRDGLHRERLVFDSPVRGCFHGTLLAPHGIARGPAVLVLGGRNARLDQLTGDVPPDHPDRNVAEQLARAGFVTLSFDHGIGGGLDEERRAGRDEGTLLAHAFALTGRSLLGALVGDALGALGVLAAHPLADPDRLGLFGHSLGAAVALHTALLAPRQGLPLCAASHLGSYRALYERLLTGHEGAALPGILEYADLADLYCALAPAPLQLQYGTADSYLEPADARAAADTVRAAYAAAGASAEIHELPMGHGTHVGHAADFFTRALSGADNTAGNDVPAQRIRFEVSERRAVLDRVDAALASGVLTQGPQVARFEELSRAWTGTRAVAVASGSAALEIALRIVGVAGRTVLVPVNTFFATAASAVRAGAAVRFVDIELDGLGMDPEALRTALDRYPDTAAVLPVHIGGIVSPALDAALAYCQERGVPVVEDAAHAFGATLDGRAAGGFGRFGAFSFFPTKVAVSGEGGLLSAALPDDLEQVRRWRDHGKSAQGSTLHDRPGGNWRLSELHAAVGTVDLERFAHTLAVRRELAARYDALLADVPGIRPHAVPGGSESNFYKYLAYPAPDGPLDRALLKKRLRERHGVSLAGEVYDHLLCDHPYFVAEDHRMGGDGPFERARWFARHHVALPLYPSLTEAEQIRVVAALRDELS comes from the coding sequence ATGCAGCTCCGTCACCTCCGCCGGCTCCTCGCCGCCGAACCGGCCCTGCGCCGCGCGGCCGCCGACGGCACCGAGGGCCACAGCGCCACCGCCCGCCGGCTGCGCGCGGTGGTCGAGCGGCTGGCCCGCGTCGAGCCGGCGCCCCTCGCCGTCACCGAGACCCGCGCCCTCGTACGCGACGGCCTGCACCGCGAGCGGCTGGTCTTCGACTCGCCCGTGCGCGGCTGCTTCCACGGCACCCTCCTCGCGCCACACGGCATCGCGCGCGGCCCGGCCGTCTTGGTCCTCGGCGGCCGCAACGCCCGCCTGGACCAGCTCACCGGCGACGTGCCGCCGGACCACCCCGACCGCAACGTCGCCGAGCAGCTGGCGCGGGCGGGCTTCGTCACCCTCTCCTTCGACCACGGCATCGGCGGCGGCCTCGACGAGGAGCGCAGGGCCGGCCGGGACGAAGGCACCCTGCTGGCCCACGCGTTCGCGCTGACCGGCCGCTCCCTGCTCGGCGCGCTCGTCGGCGACGCCCTGGGCGCGCTCGGCGTACTGGCGGCGCATCCGCTCGCCGACCCCGACCGGCTCGGCCTGTTCGGTCACAGCCTCGGCGCGGCGGTCGCCCTGCACACCGCGCTGCTGGCACCCCGCCAGGGCCTCCCGCTCTGCGCGGCGAGCCACCTCGGCAGCTACCGAGCGCTGTACGAACGGCTGTTGACGGGCCACGAGGGGGCGGCGCTCCCCGGCATTCTGGAGTACGCCGACCTGGCCGACCTGTACTGCGCGCTGGCCCCGGCGCCCCTCCAGCTCCAGTACGGCACCGCCGACTCCTACCTGGAACCGGCGGACGCGCGCGCGGCGGCGGACACGGTCCGCGCGGCATACGCGGCGGCGGGCGCCTCCGCGGAGATCCATGAACTGCCCATGGGGCATGGCACGCACGTCGGCCACGCGGCGGACTTCTTCACGCGCGCCCTGTCCGGTGCGGACAACACGGCGGGCAACGATGTCCCGGCCCAGCGCATCCGATTCGAGGTGTCCGAGCGGCGCGCCGTGCTCGACCGTGTCGACGCCGCGCTCGCCTCAGGTGTGCTCACGCAGGGCCCGCAGGTCGCGCGCTTCGAGGAGCTGTCCCGCGCCTGGACCGGCACGCGGGCGGTGGCCGTGGCGTCCGGTTCGGCGGCCCTGGAGATCGCGCTGCGGATCGTCGGCGTGGCGGGCCGCACCGTTCTCGTGCCGGTCAACACGTTCTTCGCCACGGCCGCTTCCGCGGTGCGGGCGGGAGCGGCCGTCCGCTTCGTCGACATCGAGCTGGACGGCCTCGGCATGGACCCCGAGGCCCTGCGCACGGCCCTCGACCGGTACCCCGACACGGCCGCCGTGCTGCCGGTGCACATCGGCGGCATCGTCTCGCCCGCGCTGGACGCGGCCCTCGCGTACTGCCAAGAGCGCGGCGTTCCCGTGGTGGAGGACGCGGCGCACGCCTTCGGCGCCACGCTCGACGGACGCGCGGCGGGCGGGTTCGGCCGGTTCGGCGCCTTCTCGTTCTTCCCCACCAAGGTCGCCGTCAGCGGCGAGGGCGGGCTGCTGTCCGCCGCGCTGCCCGACGACCTGGAGCAGGTGCGGCGCTGGCGCGACCACGGCAAGAGCGCGCAGGGCTCCACGCTCCACGACCGCCCCGGCGGCAACTGGCGCCTGAGCGAACTCCACGCCGCCGTCGGCACGGTGGACCTGGAGCGCTTCGCGCACACCCTGGCGGTACGCCGCGAACTGGCGGCCCGCTACGACGCGTTGCTCGCCGACGTCCCCGGGATCCGGCCGCATGCCGTGCCCGGCGGATCGGAGAGCAACTTCTACAAATACCTCGCGTACCCGGCCCCGGACGGGCCGCTCGACCGCGCGCTGCTGAAGAAGCGGCTGCGGGAGCGGCACGGCGTGTCCCTGGCCGGTGAGGTGTACGACCATCTGCTCTGCGATCACCCGTACTTCGTCGCCGAGGACCACCGCATGGGCGGGGACGGACCGTTCGAGCGGGCCCGCTGGTTCGCCCGCCACCATGTCGCCCTGCCGCTCTATCCGTCCCTCACGGAGGCCGAGCAGATCCGGGTGGTCGCCGCCCTCCGCGACGAGCTGTCGTGA